One stretch of Chitinophaga pendula DNA includes these proteins:
- a CDS encoding LutB/LldF family L-lactate oxidation iron-sulfur protein translates to MHQTASSFLEKSEQKAADLNHRKTINYNIGKYNAAVKNGKTQFTELPTARERAKNIKWRALEHLDKHLEDFEMHFTQRGGKVIWAENADQVLEEILAICHAKQCKSIVKSKSMATEEVHLNAFLEKHGIECVETDLGEYIQQLDGEPPYHIVTPAMHKSKEDVARLFTEKLGTEPGLTPEQLTLVAREKLREKYVQADIGITGANFILADIGAVAVSENEGNARLSTAFPKTHIVLVGIEKMLPSVNDLALFWPLLATYGTGQQVTVYNSIFSGPRQEGEVDGPEEMYVILMDNGRTNILADIEARESLYCIRCGSCLNACPVYKNIGGHTYDTTYSGPIGSIITPHLRGMESYMHLSYASSLCGNCTEVCPVRINLHELLLHNRHKAVEENYTSGSEKMAWFGWKQASLSRRMMNLASGKMKNFFMKKFFTKSWGDDRELPIFAPKSFNQLWKERKG, encoded by the coding sequence ATGCATCAAACCGCATCTTCCTTCCTGGAAAAAAGTGAGCAAAAAGCGGCTGACCTTAATCACCGCAAGACCATCAACTATAATATAGGAAAATATAACGCCGCGGTAAAAAACGGCAAAACCCAATTCACCGAACTACCAACGGCGCGCGAAAGAGCCAAAAATATTAAATGGCGCGCCCTCGAACACCTGGATAAACACCTCGAAGATTTCGAGATGCATTTTACCCAAAGAGGCGGTAAAGTCATCTGGGCAGAAAATGCCGACCAGGTATTGGAAGAAATTCTAGCCATCTGCCACGCCAAACAGTGCAAAAGCATTGTCAAAAGCAAATCAATGGCCACCGAAGAAGTACATCTCAATGCCTTCCTCGAAAAACATGGAATCGAATGTGTCGAAACGGATCTCGGTGAATATATCCAACAACTAGATGGAGAACCTCCCTATCACATCGTCACACCTGCCATGCACAAAAGCAAGGAAGACGTCGCACGCCTGTTCACCGAAAAATTAGGGACCGAACCTGGCCTCACACCCGAACAGCTCACACTGGTAGCCAGAGAGAAACTAAGAGAAAAATACGTACAGGCAGATATCGGCATCACCGGTGCCAACTTTATATTGGCAGATATCGGCGCCGTCGCCGTCAGCGAAAATGAAGGCAATGCCCGCCTGAGCACAGCATTTCCAAAGACCCACATTGTGCTGGTTGGTATCGAGAAAATGCTGCCTTCTGTCAACGACCTGGCCCTCTTCTGGCCCTTGTTGGCTACCTATGGTACCGGCCAGCAGGTCACCGTTTATAACTCCATCTTCAGCGGTCCCCGTCAGGAAGGAGAAGTAGATGGCCCGGAAGAAATGTATGTCATCCTCATGGATAACGGCCGCACAAATATCCTCGCAGATATAGAAGCGAGAGAAAGCCTCTACTGTATCCGCTGCGGATCCTGCCTCAACGCCTGCCCCGTATACAAAAATATCGGAGGTCATACCTACGACACCACTTATAGTGGCCCTATCGGCTCCATTATCACACCACACCTCAGAGGAATGGAATCATACATGCACCTGAGCTATGCCTCCTCCCTATGTGGTAACTGTACCGAAGTCTGCCCCGTTAGGATCAATTTGCATGAACTGCTGTTACACAACCGGCATAAAGCAGTAGAAGAGAATTATACCTCCGGCAGCGAGAAAATGGCCTGGTTTGGCTGGAAACAAGCCTCCCTCAGCCGTAGGATGATGAACCTCGCCAGCGGCAAAATGAAAAACTTCTTCATGAAAAAATTCTTCACCAAAAGCTGGGGAGACGATCGGGAACTACCCATATTCGCTCCCAAATCGTTCAATCAGCTTTGGAAGGAACGTAAAGGATAA
- the gldD gene encoding gliding motility lipoprotein GldD, which yields MLNINAGQRKKRLYLLIFTLLLCACDNTYTPKPRGYFNIQFPERKYQVFDMPGYPYTFEYPAYARVVQDTLFFSDKPENPYWINIEFPTLHGKIYLSYKQIGFNNNTLPKLVNDAFKMTYKHTYKAESIEEKEISTPNHVKGLFYEVGGNAASAKQFFATDSTQHFLRGALYFDAAPNADSLAPVHKFLEEDMWRLVESLKWK from the coding sequence ATGTTAAACATCAATGCCGGACAAAGGAAAAAACGACTATACCTGCTGATATTCACATTACTCCTTTGCGCATGCGATAATACTTATACCCCCAAACCCAGAGGGTACTTCAACATCCAGTTTCCCGAAAGGAAATACCAGGTATTTGATATGCCGGGCTATCCATATACATTCGAATATCCTGCCTACGCACGCGTCGTACAGGATACCCTCTTCTTCAGCGACAAACCCGAAAACCCTTACTGGATCAATATCGAATTCCCTACCCTCCATGGCAAAATATACCTGAGCTACAAACAGATCGGGTTCAATAACAACACCTTACCCAAACTGGTAAATGATGCCTTCAAGATGACCTATAAACACACCTATAAGGCCGAATCTATTGAAGAGAAAGAAATCAGCACACCCAATCATGTAAAAGGCTTGTTCTACGAGGTAGGAGGCAACGCCGCTTCCGCCAAACAGTTTTTCGCCACCGACTCCACCCAGCACTTCCTCCGTGGCGCCCTCTATTTTGACGCCGCTCCCAACGCCGACTCCCTCGCTCCTGTCCACAAATTCCTGGAAGAAGATATGTGGAGACTGGTAGAATCCCTCAAGTGGAAATAA
- a CDS encoding SGNH/GDSL hydrolase family protein, protein MKKALFILLCSMAVHTLSAQKRVVILGSSTAEGTGPKSEDSTWVHMFTESVDAKYQATVVNLAKGGYTSYQIMASDFVAPEGRLTPDTARNITKALSLGADMIIINMPTNDLAKGYSPAEYLENLRQINKIAQEHHVICFVATPQPRTKLTKEKRMELVSLPDSIRRDYPKYYIDFWTGLAAKDGKILPEYDCGDGIHLNGKGHLILIESVFKSLRKRKIYK, encoded by the coding sequence ATGAAAAAAGCCCTGTTCATATTGCTGTGTAGTATGGCTGTCCACACGCTATCCGCGCAAAAGAGAGTTGTTATATTAGGATCTTCTACGGCTGAAGGAACCGGGCCTAAATCGGAAGATAGTACCTGGGTGCATATGTTTACCGAAAGCGTAGACGCCAAGTACCAGGCTACTGTTGTTAATCTGGCGAAAGGAGGATATACGAGTTATCAGATCATGGCGTCGGATTTTGTTGCTCCTGAGGGGCGGTTGACACCGGATACGGCGCGTAATATTACTAAGGCGCTTTCCTTAGGTGCGGACATGATCATTATCAATATGCCGACCAATGATCTCGCCAAAGGGTATTCGCCGGCCGAATACCTGGAGAATCTGCGGCAGATCAATAAGATAGCCCAAGAGCATCATGTTATTTGTTTTGTGGCGACTCCTCAGCCACGTACCAAACTGACGAAGGAGAAAAGAATGGAACTGGTGTCCCTGCCGGATTCAATACGCAGAGATTATCCTAAATACTACATTGATTTCTGGACAGGACTTGCCGCTAAGGATGGAAAGATATTACCGGAGTATGATTGTGGCGATGGTATACATTTAAATGGCAAGGGGCATCTGATACTGATAGAATCTGTGTTTAAATCACTCAGGAAGCGTAAGATATACAAGTGA
- a CDS encoding DUF3109 family protein — MIIIDDKYISDEVVEEQFVCNLGACKGACCVAGDCGAPLDKTEVKTLKKIYPAIKSYLRPEGIAEIEHTGTNTIDDEYGYVTPIVNKGICAYAAIDDHGIVGCAIEKAYNDGVVNFKKPISCHLYPIRIKKYETFEAVNYDRWDVCKPACKNGRQLKVPVYRFLREALIRKYGEEFYQVLDKIARKYNTNPK; from the coding sequence ATGATCATAATCGACGACAAATACATTAGTGACGAAGTAGTAGAGGAGCAATTTGTCTGTAACCTGGGCGCCTGCAAAGGTGCCTGCTGTGTAGCGGGAGACTGTGGTGCCCCGCTGGACAAAACAGAGGTCAAAACCCTCAAAAAAATATACCCGGCCATCAAATCATACCTCCGCCCCGAAGGAATCGCCGAAATAGAACACACCGGCACCAACACCATCGACGACGAATACGGCTACGTAACTCCCATTGTCAATAAAGGTATCTGTGCCTATGCAGCCATCGATGATCACGGTATCGTAGGCTGCGCCATAGAAAAAGCATATAACGATGGCGTAGTCAACTTCAAAAAGCCTATCTCCTGCCATCTATATCCCATCCGTATCAAGAAATACGAAACATTTGAAGCCGTCAACTACGACCGCTGGGACGTTTGCAAACCGGCGTGCAAAAACGGACGTCAGCTCAAAGTACCCGTTTATCGTTTCTTACGGGAAGCCCTTATCCGCAAATATGGAGAAGAGTTTTACCAGGTCCTCGACAAAATAGCCAGGAAATATAATACCAACCCCAAGTAG
- a CDS encoding YqaE/Pmp3 family membrane protein, whose amino-acid sequence MTLIAILLPWLSFLLRGRILRGILCLILQITLIGWLPAAIWAVVSLNESRADRRNRRLIRAMERSGR is encoded by the coding sequence ATGACGCTGATTGCAATTCTCTTACCTTGGTTATCCTTTCTACTACGTGGTAGAATACTCCGCGGCATACTATGCCTGATTCTTCAGATCACCTTGATCGGTTGGCTACCTGCTGCCATCTGGGCGGTAGTTTCACTGAATGAGTCCCGGGCAGATCGCCGCAACCGCAGATTGATCAGGGCAATGGAACGTAGTGGCCGCTGA
- the gldE gene encoding gliding motility-associated protein GldE, with protein MDIHSASIISGKPFFLQAAAPIATPNVVVYLLVIFIILLLAFIVSGAEVAFFSLNYKDLNVLKTRQNTSGRLITKMLEKPRSLLASLQIAGLLLSIAFIMVTNYLINQMEALQTFPVVSFVVRLAIISLVLLFFGQVLPRVWAAQNNIRFATYFAWFVSVIYATLEPVSDFFVGLSTSIEARFFNRSAGQVNYQEIDDAIEMSVDPTASQEEKNILKGILKFGNITVKQIMRTRLDVSGVEYDSSFDKVITQVADLHYSRLPVFKGNLDNIVGVVHTKDLLPHIDKGAAFDWHQVMRQPFFVHGHKLIEDLLTEFQTRRMHFAVVVDEFGGTSGIVTLEDIMEEVIGDIKDEFDEEEFNYSKVDNNTYVFEGKTMLNDVCRIMDIPQDTFEHVKGESDSIGGLILELAGKFPEENSVISYANYDFTVLEVSKMRIQKVQVNVNYDLGETD; from the coding sequence TTGGATATCCATTCGGCAAGCATTATATCCGGAAAGCCATTCTTCCTCCAAGCTGCTGCACCAATTGCCACACCTAACGTGGTGGTGTACCTGCTGGTGATATTTATCATTCTGCTGCTGGCATTCATTGTCTCCGGCGCAGAAGTGGCTTTCTTCTCTCTCAACTACAAAGACCTAAACGTTCTCAAGACACGGCAGAACACCAGCGGCAGGCTCATTACCAAAATGCTGGAAAAACCACGCTCCCTGCTGGCCTCCCTGCAGATAGCCGGCCTGCTCCTCAGCATCGCATTCATCATGGTTACCAATTACCTGATCAACCAGATGGAAGCCCTGCAGACATTCCCGGTCGTTTCCTTTGTAGTCAGACTGGCCATTATCAGCCTGGTCCTCCTTTTCTTCGGACAAGTGCTCCCCAGAGTATGGGCCGCACAAAATAATATCCGGTTCGCTACCTACTTCGCCTGGTTCGTCAGCGTTATCTACGCCACCCTCGAACCCGTAAGCGACTTTTTCGTTGGTCTCAGCACCAGCATAGAAGCCCGCTTCTTTAATCGCAGCGCCGGACAGGTCAACTACCAGGAAATAGACGATGCCATCGAAATGAGCGTCGACCCCACCGCATCCCAGGAAGAAAAAAATATCCTGAAAGGCATCCTCAAATTCGGCAACATCACCGTAAAACAGATCATGAGGACCCGCCTCGACGTTTCCGGTGTCGAATACGATAGCTCCTTCGATAAAGTCATCACCCAGGTAGCAGACCTCCACTACTCCAGGTTACCCGTATTCAAAGGTAATCTCGACAATATCGTCGGCGTCGTACACACCAAAGACCTGCTCCCTCATATTGATAAAGGCGCCGCCTTCGACTGGCACCAGGTAATGAGACAGCCCTTCTTTGTTCATGGACACAAACTCATAGAAGATCTCCTCACCGAATTCCAAACCCGACGCATGCACTTTGCCGTCGTAGTAGACGAATTTGGCGGTACCTCCGGCATCGTTACCCTGGAAGATATCATGGAAGAAGTGATCGGAGATATCAAAGACGAATTTGACGAAGAAGAATTCAACTACAGCAAAGTAGATAATAATACCTATGTATTCGAAGGCAAAACCATGCTGAACGACGTGTGCCGTATCATGGACATCCCTCAGGATACCTTCGAACATGTAAAAGGTGAAAGCGATTCTATCGGTGGCCTCATACTCGAACTCGCCGGAAAATTCCCGGAAGAAAACAGCGTTATCAGCTATGCCAATTATGACTTCACCGTGCTGGAAGTAAGTAAAATGCGTATACAGAAAGTACAGGTCAATGTCAACTACGATCTGGGAGAAACCGACTGA